A window of the Canis aureus isolate CA01 chromosome 29, VMU_Caureus_v.1.0, whole genome shotgun sequence genome harbors these coding sequences:
- the LRRC18 gene encoding leucine-rich repeat-containing protein 18 produces the protein MVKGGKAPKGKKITLNVAKNCVKITFDGRKRLDLSKMGITNFPKCILRLTDVDELDLSRNMIRKIPESISKFQNLRWLDLHSNYIDKLPESIGQMTTLLYLNVSNNRLTTNGLPVELNQLKNIRTLNLGLNHLDSVPTTLGALKELHEVGLHDNLLTSIPNSISKLPKLKKLNIKRNPFPKTEESDIFLDTIKRLDNLYLVEDKDLCSNCLKKCQQARDKLNKIKNMATATPRKAIFSNLVSPNSMAKDSQEDWR, from the coding sequence ATGGTCAAGGGTGGGAAAGCCCCCAAGGGCAAGAAGATCACCCTCAATGTGGCCAAGAATTGTGTCAAAATCACCTTTGATGGGAGAAAACGCCTTGACTTGAGCAAGATGGGAATTACCAACTTCCCCAAGTGTATCCTGAGACTGACTGATGTGGATGAGCTCGACCTTAGCCGGAATATGATCAGAAAGATCCCTGAATCAATCTCCAAGTTCCAGAACCTGCGGTGGCTGGACCTTCACAGCAACTACATCGACAAGCTTCCTGAATCCATCGGCCAGATGACCACCCTGCTCTACCTCAATGTAAGCAACAATAGGCTGACCACCAACGGGTTGCCTGTGGAGCTCAATCAGCTCAAGAATATCCGTACCCTGAACCTAGGCTTGAACCATCTGGACAGTGTGCCCACCACTCTGGGTGCTCTGAAGGAGCTTCATGAGGTAGGGCTACATGACAACCTGCTGACCAGCATCCCCAACAGCATCTCTAAACTCCCCAAGCTCAAAAAGCTCAACATAAAGCGAAACCCTTTTCCCAAGACAGAGGAGTCAGATATATTTCTAGATACCATCAAGAGGCTGGACAACTTATATCTGGTAGAGGATAAGGATTTGTGTTCAAATTGCCTGAAAAAGTGCCAACAGGCCCGGGACAAGCTGAACAAAATCAAGAATATGGCCACAGCAACTCCAAGAAAGGCCATCTTTTCCAATCTGGTCTCTCCCAACTCCATGGCCAAGGATTCCCAGGAAGATTGGAGGTGA